Sequence from the Rhodococcus jostii RHA1 genome:
TCGCGCATCCGGTGTCAGCTCTCCGGCGGAACCTCGAACACCAGCAGGGTGCTGCTCGCGGTGGCGACGAGACGGCCCTGCGAGTCGGTGACCTCCCCTTCTGCGAACGCAATCCGGCGACCCGCCTTCTTCACGACGCCGGTGGCCGTGAGGACTCCGGAGTCCCGGGTCGCCCCGCGGATGTAGTTGACCTTGATCTCGACCGAGGTGTAGCCCCACCCGGCGGGCAACGTGGTGTGCACGGCGCAGCCGGCGACCGAATCGAGCAGGGTGCACACGGCGCCACCATGGATGGCGCCGATCGGGTTGTACTGCGACTCGTCGGGGTCCAGCGCGAAGACGACCCTTCCGGGCTCGGCCTCGAGGAAGCGCAGGTTCATCAGGCTCGCGATCGGCGGTGCGGGAATGTCGCCGCCGAGGATCGCCCGCAGGTACCCGAGGCCGTCGAGTTCTCGCGCCTTCCGCGCCGGACCCGCCGGGTCGCGCCATTCGACGGTCCTCGACCGCACCTCTCCCCACTCCGCGTCCGCCACGCCCTCGACAGTCGACACCGCGCCGTTTCCGGACTCGCTCACTATGCCGCCCCCTGCTGCGCCGGCTGCGGATAGAGGACGTCGAGGTCGCCCGACAGTGCCGCCTTGACGGTGCGGGAGGTGTCGTCCGCGAGGACTTCGTGGGCGCCGGACTCGATGCCGTCGAAGGCCAGTCGCGCGACCTCGGCCGCGGAGATCTTCGGCACGTCCAGTCCGCTCGTCATATCGGTGTCCATGTACCCGAGGTGCAGCCCGACCACCTGGATGTTCTGCGCCGAGAGTTCGGCACGCATCGCGTTGGTGGCACTCCACAGGGCGGCTTTCGAGACGCTGTACGAGCCGCCGACGGCCAGCCAGGACAGGACGGAGTGCACGTTGAGGATGGCGCCGCCCCCATTGGCGGCGATGATCGGTGCGAGCACGCGAGTGACGTTGAGCGGGCCGTAGAGGTTGGTTTCGAGTTCACGGCGCATTCCGTCGAGATCACCCGTGAGCGGCGACTCGCCGATGAGGATGCCGGCGTTGTTGATCAGGACGCCGAGGTCCCCCACGTGCTCCGCTGCGGCGTAGACCGATTCGGGGTTCGTGACGTCCAATGCGACGGGCACGACCCGCGGATGCTCCTCGATCGTCGACGTATCACGCGCCGACGCATAGACCGTTCGCGCTCCTCGCGCGAGCGCCTCGGCGACGAAGGCACGTCCGAGCCCGCGGCCGGCCCCGGTGACCAGCACCGTTCGATCTTGAATCATGGTCATGACGACCCCTTCGAGTGAGTAAGTCTGCTTTTCCAACCAACTACGTTCACGACAGTAATTCCTATTAGTTGGAAAACACAACCCTCTATGATGGAGAGCATGAACAACGGCGACACCGAGCGAGCGACACCCGAGATCGTCATGGACCGCATGCCACTGGCGCCGAGACCCTGCGCGATCGCCGCCACTATGGAACTGATCGGCGACCGCTGGTCCATGCTCGTGATCCGCGAACTGAGCTATGGGGTGCACCGCTTCGACCGGATTGCCGGGTACATCGGCGTCTCGCGCGACATCCTCACCGCGCGACTGCGCAAGCTCGAGGAGGTCGGCGTCATCGAACGCAGGCAGTACTCCGAGCACCCTCCCCGCTTCGAGTACCACCTCACCGCGGCGGGCGAGGACCTGCGACCGCTGCTGCTCTCCTTGTTCCAATGGGGCAGCAAGTGGGCCGTCGACGAGGCCCCGTCGGTGCTCGTGCACGAATGCGGGCACTCACTGGAGCTGGAACACCGCTGCGCGCACTGCGGCGAGGCAGTCGAGAACACCTCTGTCGCAATGCATTCCCGCACACCACCGGCGAAGTCCTGACCTCTCCACCCAGCCCGATACAGGACGCCCGACATCGGGTCTATAGTTTTCAAAGTAAACGTCAGGTAACGAATTCCTCACACGTCAGGCAGGTGGGTCTGTGTCAACGCGCGACCAGGTAGCAGAGATCTACGAGCAGGTCCGCCTGCGGAACGCCGGCGAACCCGAGTTCCACCAGGCAGCCGCCGAGGTCTTCGAGTCGCTGCAGGTCGTGCTCGACCACCACCCCCACTACGCTGACTCCGGATTGATCGAGCGGCTGTGCGAGCCCGAGCGTCAGATCATCTTCCGGGTGCCGTGGGTCGACGACTCCGGCAACGTGCACGTCAACCGCGGTTTCCGCGTGCAGTACAACAGTGTGCTCGGCCCCTACAAGGGCGGCCTGCGGTTTCACCCCAGCGTGAACCTGGGAATCGTGAAATTCCTCGGGTTCGAGCAGATCTTCAAGAACGCCCTCACCGGACTTCCGATCGGCGGCGGCAAGGGTGGTTCCGACTTCGACCCCAAGGGTCGCTCGGAGGCCGAGATCATGCGGTTCTGCCAGTCGTTCATGACCGAACTGCATCGCCACATCGGCGAGTACACCGACGTCCCGGCAGGTGACATCGGCGTCGGCGGGCGCGAGATCGGCTACCTGTTCGGCCAGTACAAGCGCCTCACCAACTCCTACGAGTCCGGGGTCCTCACCGGTAAGGGCCTCACCTGGGGTGGCTCGCAGGTGCGTCGCGAGGCGACCGGGTACGGCGTCGCCTACTTCGTCGCCGAGATGCTGAAGGCGGCGAACAGCTCACTGGACGGCAAGACCGTCGTCGTCTCCGGGTCCGGAAACGTCGCGATCTACGCGATCGAGAAGGTGCACCAGCTCGGCGGAATCGCGATTGCGAGCTCCGATTCCTCCGGATACCTCGTCGACGAGAAGGGCATCGACCTCGAGCTCCTGAAGGAGATCAAGGAGGTGCGGCGCGGACGGATCAGCGAGTACGCGGACACGGTGCCGCACGCCCGGTTCGTGCCGAACGGATCCATCTGGGACGTGCCGTGCGACGTCGCGCTCCCCTGCGCCACCCAGAACGAACTCGACGAAGCGGCCGCCAAGACGCTGGTCGCGAACGGCGTGCAGGCGGTGGCCGAGGGCGCGAACATGCCCACGACCCCGCAGGGCGTCCAGGTGTTCCGCGATGCCGCGGTGGCGTTCGCGCCGGGCAAGGCGGCCAACGCGGGCGGCGTCGCCACGTCGGCGCTCGAGATGCAGCAGAACGCATCCCGCGACTCGTGGGGCTTCGAATACACGGATGAGCGGTTGGCCGGAATCATGCGCGGCATCCACGAGCGCACCGTGGCCACGGCCGCCGAGTACGGCATGCCGGGCGACTACGTGCACGGTGCGAACATCGCCGGTTTCGTGAAGGTGGCTGACGCCATGATCTCGCTCGGGGTCATCTAGCAGAAGCGACGGGTGGGGCGCGGCCGTCGCCGTCCCCAACCCACCGTTCGACGACGCGAATGCGTCAGCTCACCTGACACCGGGCCCGACCCCATTCGACCCAGCACATCTGATTGACGTCGGGCCTGGGGTTCTTGGTGGGCAGCGGCTGGGAACAGCCGGTCTGGCAGATCGGCTTGGCCGACGCCATGCCGACGGCACCGGTCAGCGAAATGGCAAGGGCTGCAAAGCCGGCGAGCGCGATACGCGCTGTGGTGGAGATTATGATGGGGGACAGGGATTCCTTTCGAGGTGCGGTTACGTGCTGCACCCAGCATCGGCCGGAGCCCTGCCCGCAGAAAGGCCGCCGAGGGTGCAATGAACACACCCTCGGCGGCCGGATCTCTACCCTCGGCGATACGCCCGGTCGGCTTACTCAGTCGACCGGTTCGGCCTCGCCCTCGTCGTCGCGGGCCTTCTTCGCGGCCTCGCGCATCTCGATACCGTCGGACACCCAGTCACCGATCTCCCGGGTGACGTCCCGGACGGCGCCC
This genomic interval carries:
- a CDS encoding winged helix-turn-helix transcriptional regulator, coding for MMESMNNGDTERATPEIVMDRMPLAPRPCAIAATMELIGDRWSMLVIRELSYGVHRFDRIAGYIGVSRDILTARLRKLEEVGVIERRQYSEHPPRFEYHLTAAGEDLRPLLLSLFQWGSKWAVDEAPSVLVHECGHSLELEHRCAHCGEAVENTSVAMHSRTPPAKS
- the gdhA gene encoding NADP-specific glutamate dehydrogenase, which gives rise to MSTRDQVAEIYEQVRLRNAGEPEFHQAAAEVFESLQVVLDHHPHYADSGLIERLCEPERQIIFRVPWVDDSGNVHVNRGFRVQYNSVLGPYKGGLRFHPSVNLGIVKFLGFEQIFKNALTGLPIGGGKGGSDFDPKGRSEAEIMRFCQSFMTELHRHIGEYTDVPAGDIGVGGREIGYLFGQYKRLTNSYESGVLTGKGLTWGGSQVRREATGYGVAYFVAEMLKAANSSLDGKTVVVSGSGNVAIYAIEKVHQLGGIAIASSDSSGYLVDEKGIDLELLKEIKEVRRGRISEYADTVPHARFVPNGSIWDVPCDVALPCATQNELDEAAAKTLVANGVQAVAEGANMPTTPQGVQVFRDAAVAFAPGKAANAGGVATSALEMQQNASRDSWGFEYTDERLAGIMRGIHERTVATAAEYGMPGDYVHGANIAGFVKVADAMISLGVI
- a CDS encoding SDR family oxidoreductase → MTMIQDRTVLVTGAGRGLGRAFVAEALARGARTVYASARDTSTIEEHPRVVPVALDVTNPESVYAAAEHVGDLGVLINNAGILIGESPLTGDLDGMRRELETNLYGPLNVTRVLAPIIAANGGGAILNVHSVLSWLAVGGSYSVSKAALWSATNAMRAELSAQNIQVVGLHLGYMDTDMTSGLDVPKISAAEVARLAFDGIESGAHEVLADDTSRTVKAALSGDLDVLYPQPAQQGAA
- a CDS encoding PaaI family thioesterase, encoding MSESGNGAVSTVEGVADAEWGEVRSRTVEWRDPAGPARKARELDGLGYLRAILGGDIPAPPIASLMNLRFLEAEPGRVVFALDPDESQYNPIGAIHGGAVCTLLDSVAGCAVHTTLPAGWGYTSVEIKVNYIRGATRDSGVLTATGVVKKAGRRIAFAEGEVTDSQGRLVATASSTLLVFEVPPES